In the Hordeum vulgare subsp. vulgare chromosome 7H, MorexV3_pseudomolecules_assembly, whole genome shotgun sequence genome, one interval contains:
- the LOC123408406 gene encoding girdin homolog produces MEIFYKSYRGMWVYGMNGDGAPPDFDSSYRPLMGCEAQKITGKAHVPFVHLRVAVQCRGFISSSCPTRPVARSIPAPIKPPSSSRTFQKNVPHPSPSPLPMAASGAAAGGEKQFLSIIRDFAAEKSHGERTVSGLKRRLDDVVSASDAATAELEAAKSARDAAETKLRGSEVQASIADASIQALEATISHLQEEIAKLGSELEALKSKEDIERDEFLRQMLEMNARIRQFQQKASAELAERYSGLPSADGKQGKSAEGQNVSDMNETMDSEGMLIDSVDQMNNINAEVHVLEEEYEKDLLELEKLRHELADVRAKRVLMEAVMKETKQLQELGGRVAELESVHNSLAEELRRRYICPGCGTNNMAGGGGGSAGSGGGKLIREVENTPVA; encoded by the exons ATGGAGATCTTCTACAAGTCTTACCGGGGTATGTGGGTGTACGGCATGAACGGCGATGGTGCTCCGCCGGATTTTGATTCGAGTTACAGGCCGCTGATGGGCTGCGAGGCCCAAAAAATAACTGGAAAAGCCCATGTACCCTTTGTCCATCTACGCGTGGCTGTCCAGTGCCGAGGGTTTATAAGCTCCAGTTGTCCAACACGGCCAGTCGCCCGCTCCATTCCCGCCCCCATCAAACCCCCCTCGAGTTCCAGAACCTTCCAGAAGAACGTCCCGCACCCGTCGCCCTCTCCTCTCCCCATGGCCGCGTCAGGGGCGGCAGCGGGCGGCGAGAAGCAGTTCCTATCCATCATCCGCGACTTCGCCGCCGAGAAGTCCCACGGCG AGCGCACGGTTTCGGGCCTGAAGCGCCGCCTCGACGACGTGGTCTCAGCGTCCGACGCGGCCACGGCGGAGCTCGAGGCCGCGAAGAGCGCGCGTGATGCGGCGGAGACGAAGCTGCGCGGGAGCGAGGTGCAGGCCTCCATCGCCGACGCGTCGATACAGGCGCTCGAG GCGACGATCTCTCATCTCCAGGAGGAGATCGCGAAGCTGGGCTCCGAACTGGAGGCGCTTAAG agcaaggaggacatcgagaG AGACGAGTTCTTGAGGCAGATGCTTGAAATGAATGCAAGGATTAG GCAGTTTCAACAGAAGGCTTCTGCAGAATTAGCAGAGAGGTACTCTGGACTGCCATCAGCAGATGGTAAGCAAGGCAAGTCAGCAGAGG GTCAAAATGTGAGCGACATGAATGAAACTATGGACTCAGAAGGTATGTTGATAGATTCGGTTGATCAGATGAACAACATTAATGCTGAGGTGCATGTATTGGAGGAAGAGTATGAAAAGGACCTGCTTGAACTTGAAAAG CTGCGTCATGAACTGGCTGATGTCCGAGCAAAGAGAGTTCTTATGGAGGCTGTGATGAAAGAGACGAAGCAGTTGCAGGAGCTCGGAGG GCGCGTGGCCGAGCTGGAGAGCGTGCACAATTCACTCGCCGAGGAGCTGCGGAGGCGCTACATCTGCCCTGGCTGCGGAACCAACAACATggcggggggaggaggaggcagcgccGGCAGCGGCGGTGGCAAACTAATTAGAGAAGTAGAGAACACGCCGGTGGCTTGA